The Silvibacterium dinghuense DNA window CTTGGTGATAACGGGATCGGCATTGTAGATGCCTTCCACCTTGGTTGCCTTGAGCAGCACATCGGCCTTGATCTCCATTGCCCGGAGCGAAGCCGCCGTATCGGTGGAGAAATAAGGATTTCCAGTGCCAGCAGCAAAGATCACCACCCTGCCTTTTTCCAGATGCCGGATGGCCCGGCGCCGAATATAAGGCTCGGCGACCTGATTCATCTCGATTGCGGACATGACACGGCAGTGCAGTCCCTGCTTTTCAAGCGCATCCTGAATCGCGAGCGCATTGATCACCGTGGCCAGCATGCCCATGTTGTCGGCCGAAACGCGGTCCATGGCCTTTGCTTGTTCGGCAACGCCACGAAAGAAATTCCCGCCCCCGACGACGATGGCCACTTCCACGCCCTGAGCGTGTACTTCCGCGATTTCTGCTGCGATCTCGTGAACGCGGACCACATCCACGCCAAAGCCCTTGCCTGCGGCCAGAGCTTCCCCTGAGAGTTTGAGGACGACCCGTTTATACATGCTCCTTGAAGTATCGCATGGCATGCTTTCCGACGCACAGCCTTGCCCCTCCGAACCGCGATAGCACCCTCTCTGCAAGGCCTGTGACGGCCGTCACTGCCAGGCACCGGCAAGCGGCTGGATAGTAGAGCTGTCAGGAGGGACTATGTCCTACCTCTTCGCAAACAGCGACACGCAACGCCAGCTGCTTATCGCACCATCACAGATCGTCGTTGCCACCGACCTTACGGACAGCGAGATTCTTCTGCCGCACATCGTCTCTCAGGCTCTCGCCCATCACGCGCATGTCACTCTGGTGCACGCCATCCTGCCAGCGAACCTGCTGACACTGGATGGCACCCTGTCGTACCCCGAGCAGGAAAGGCTGGATCGCAGCATCACCGGCATGGTCATCGATTTCGGAGCGCGCATCCGCGCTCTGGGCGTCAGCTGCGATGTGGTAGCTGAGCACGGTTTCAGCGCCGATGTGATCCGGAAGCAGATCGAAACGCGCCAGGCGACCCGGCTGATCGTGGCCACCCACGGACGGGGCAAGCTCGGCCGCCTGGCCCTTGGCTCCGTAGCGGCCGAGCTGCTTCGCAGCATCACGGTTCCGATCTTCGCTGTAGGCCGGCATGCCGCATCACAGGTAATGCGGCATGCAACACCCCGCAAGATCCTTCACCCCGTTTCGCTTACCGGCAATTCCCTGGCGCATGCCGAGTTCGTCCATGCCGTAGCCGCCGATTGCGGAGCACAGCTTACCCTGCTGCACGTTCTCGAGGCGGATCAGCCAGGGAGAACCGACCAAGCCGTTCTTCGTGCTCAACATGCGCTCAGAGAACTACTGCCGTCTTCCGGGCTCCAGACCAAGGTCGATATCCAGGTATGCCTCGGAGAACGGACCGAAAAAATTCTCGAGTATGCCGATCGTATCTCGGCGGATTGGATTATAGCTGGCCTGGGCGCCAAGCCACCTTACTGGCCTCTCCAGGAAAGCACCGCCTATCGCCTGATGGCCAGCGCACTATGCCCGGTCTTTACCTGCGGCCGGAAAGCCATCGGGGAAAAGCCTCCGCTTGCGGCACTGGAAGAGAGCAGAGTTTCGGCCCAGGCGGGCAAGCTCTATTCGTGAAAGGTCTCACCCGTAGCTGCGGGGAGCAATCTCCAGGCTACGGCGACCGGCAAACCATCGAGCTCGATAGAAAGGAATCCGTATGCATTGCGCCAACCCTTCATGCCAGGTAGAAGCCAAATACTTTCGCAGCGGCAGCCTGCATTCGGTCGATTGCGGACAGGGCGGCCAGAAGCAGGAAAAGCGGCAGCGAATCGTCTGGCTCTGCCCGCATTGCACCCGCGAATGGACCGTCGAGAGCTGGCGACCCGCCGGCGAACAGCTCCGCCGTAAACCTCATGCCGAATTCTCCCCGATGGAGTCCTACTCTGAAGCTGAACTCGTTCTGCACGGATAATCTCCCCGGAAGAGACAGATGGAACGCGTACCTTGCAGGAAATAGCGATCAGGAGCACCATGAGAGACAGACTTCGGAACAGCCGATTCCCTCTCCCCTGGTGCCTATGCCATTACCCGGACGCACAGGTGCAGAGAACTGCCTGAACTGCTCGCAACGTTCTCTCCGCCTTTTCTGTAACCTCGACGACGAGGCTCTGCTTCGCCTGGATGCCATGGGTGTCTTCGTATCCCTGCCCGGACGCGCCGTGCTGTTTGAAGAGGGAGAAGCTCTGCGCGACGTATTCATCGTCTGCGACGGCCAGCTCAAGCTCTCGGCGACCTCACGTGAAGGCAGGACCATGATCCTGCGCCTGGCTGCGGCCGGCGATGTGCTGGGACTCAGCGCCGCGCTGAACAATCTTCCCCATGAAGTCACAGCGGAAACGCTCGAACCCACGCGTCTTAAGGCCATTCGACGGCATGAATTTCTGGCCTTCCTCGAAAGCTATCGCCAGGTGGGTAACAATACCGCGCGCGTGATGGCCCGCGAGTATCAGGAAGTCTTTCTCGACGCCCGCCGGCTCGCGCTGTCCGGCTCTGCGGCAAGCCGGCTAGGCACTCTACTGCTGGAATGGGGCCGTGCTGCGGCATGCGGCAAACCGGAGCTGCGCTTTACCATGGCCTTGACGCACGAAGAGCTGGCCAGCATGGCCGGCACCTCGCGTGAGACCGTCACGCGCCTGCTCAACCGCTTCGAAAAGAGCCATCTCATTCTGCGCAAGGGCGCGACGCTCACCATCCTCGATCCGGATGGACTGGTCGCCTCCTCGGATTAAGCCGCAGCCTGTGATCCTCGTCACAGGCTGCGGTGACTCGAATCACCGCAGAAATAGCCAAAACGCGCGATAGTCATGGCGAAGGGAAAACTGCCATGCAAACCAGTCTTAAATTCTCCACCATCGTCCTCGCTACCGATCTCGGCATGACCGCATCTTCGGCACTCCGCTATGCGCAGGCCCTGGCTCGGCAGCACGGCGCAACGCTGATCATCGTGCATGTGATCGACCCGGTAGGCTATGCCTTTCCCGAGGGCACAACGCAATTCGCAAGACTCGAGGAGCAGGCACGGCACGAGGTCGAACGCATGGAGGCCGAACTCCGGCTGCAGAATATTCCCGTGCATTCTGTGCTGGCACGCGGCACGATCTGCGAACGCATTCTGCAGGCAGTGCAAGACCACCATGCTGACCTCCTGGTGCTGGGAACACGCGCTCGCACAGAGGCGGGACGCGCAGCGTTGGGAATGATCGCCCGCCATCTGCTGGCCGAAGCTCCATGCCCCATCCTCACCGTTTCCCCCGATGCCGAAGCATTGCTTCCCTGGGCAGGCCACTGGCGGCGCGTGCTTGCCGCTACGGACTTCTCTGCTGCTTCGCTGACAGCGCTCGAGACGGCGCATCGCATCGCCAATTCGCACCTGGTCGCATTGCATGTCTCTCCGAGCACAGGCAACGAGCAATCCCTCAAGCTGGAACAGTTACGCTTCATCGCGCCCTTCAACGAATCGCATACCGTGCCCGTGGAGCATGTCGTCACACCAGGCGACCCGGCAGAGACGATCGCCAGCTATGCCCGCAGACTTCACGCCGATCTGGTTGTTCTCGGAGCTCCGGATAATGAGCTGTCAGAAGAGGATTACCCTTCGAGCACGATTCTGAATGTGATTGCGCATGTGCCTTGCCCAGTCCTGTGCGTACGCGCGGGAGTTCAGACTGACGCGACAGCAGCATTTGCGGCCGAAGCCGCTGTCCCGTGCTGAAGGGCTTATCTCGATGCTCAGAACTACTCGAAATGCACGACGAGTTTACGGCGCACATATCCATCTGACGCGCTCTCTGCGCCTCCATGCGGGAACTCGACACGGATAAGACCGTTGCCCTCGTCCGTCAACAGTCCACCATCAACAGAAAGAGCACGCCATGATGAACGCAGTTCCACCGCATGCGGACCATCCGGATTCACATCCGCGGATAAAGTCAGCAGACGCCCCGCAAGATTCACGTCTACGAGCTTCAGCCCACGGCTGCTTTCACCAACCTGCGGCTTGATGAGCGGCGGCAGCACCGCTACGCCTCCATGGAAGTGAATACGGCACTTCGTATCGCCGGGAGCCGCGATAAAACTCAGCTCCGCGTGTTCATCCTGCTCTTCATGGATGACCTTCGCCGGATCTGTCTTTAGCGGTCCCATCCGGCCGTCACACTCCGCGCTCAGATCCTCCGCACCCTGCGGAATCTCTGGCGCGAAGGTCACGTTCACCGCCTCTCCCGTATTTGTCACCTGCACGGATACAGATTCGATCGTCTGCTGCAGAACCGCCTGCAGCGTGCCGTGACCAACGGCAATATTGGAGACCGAGACTTCACCCCACTGCGGAGGAAAATGCGGAGCCATGCGCAACTGCTTCGCAGCCCCATCGATCTTGAGGCCGAGAAGCCCCTCTGTGACGGAAGTCAGCAAACCAGCCGAGGACCAGGTCTGCTCAGGAACAGATTCCATCTCCTGGTAATAGAGATCGCCTGCGGTCACCTCGTGCAGATGGCCGAGCGAATCGAGACTGTTCCATGCAATAACGCCATCCCAGATGGCAAAGGCTGTGGCCGGGCGATGCGCCTGCCAGTACGCCGATGCCATGCTGGTTGCGCCCAGAGCGAAGATGCTGCCATGCGCATAGGCATTGGGATCATAGTCCGATGCGGACGCCGGAATGCCACGCGTCCCCCAGTCCGCCTGGTAATCGGAAGACGCAATGCGGTCAAGCATGGTACTACGTTGTTGCTCCGTGAAGACCGGAGCGACAAGGAGCTCGGCTGGGCGACTGCCACCATTGAAGATATCCGCACCGGCAACGGTATGCGCACTGATCCAGAACTGGTGCGATGCATCCCAGTAACGCGCCGCTATCGCGCGCGCGGCATCTTCTTTTTGCCGGATCGCCGGCGCCGCATCATCGGGATGACCAGCAGCCATGGCTAGGACGGCGTATGCACCCGCAGCATCCATCCATGCCGCGGAGAGACTCAGCTCATCGCTCTCACGATCCTGTTCGTTGCTGCCTTCCTTGTCCGCAGGAATCCGGGGCAGATGCGTGGCGGGATCGATCAGCGCGCGGCAGTAGTCATAGGCTTTTTCGATTTCCATCCAGTGTCTGCGGGCAAAATCGTTATCGCCGCTCACCTGCACATAGTTTGCAACCGCGGCAAGAAACTGAAATGTCACATCGACATGCACAAACATATAGGGATATTTGTGCTCCCAGTCGAGGAAACCGGCGCTCTGCGAGAGCTCGTGCCAGATCATCCCGGTCTCATGATTCTGATAATGCAGAATGAACTCCAGCTCCTGCCGAGCGCGCGCATATTCTCCGGCAGCGACAAGTCCCTGTTCAGCTTCAAGGCCATCGCCGGCGAAGAACCACGCATATTGCGGCCGTCGTCCCGGACGCGAAGGGCCATAGCCAGCCACCTCCCCACAACCGAGACGCGCATTACAGACCCACGCCTGGTCGAGCGCGACCTCAGCCCAGGCGAGCGCTTGGTTCACTTCGTCATCGGGCGTAGTGATGCGCAGCGAGTGCGACTGCAATGCAGCGTAGTGCTCCGCGGCCTGTTGCATGTAGACCGTTTTCTTTGTCAGGAGATCTTTCGCCGCGGAGCCTGCAGCCACTCCGGGATCATCCTCTGCAATCACCAGCGAAGCCTGTTCCGTGTACTCGCCGGAAGCATGCGGCTGTATCTCCAGAGCGAGATCGTCGCTCGTACGAATGGCCACATTCGCGGTGTCGTCATGCGCGACAATTTCCGGAGAAGCGATCGTCGCACTGTAGCCGTTGAGCGTATCGCGAAGGACATATCCCTTCAGCGCATCGCTCCACTGCGTCCCTTGTCCTCCGACAGCTGCAGGCCACATCAGGTTCATCTGTGGACGGAAGTGGACGCGGATGCAGACTTGCCCACGGCCTTCTACGGTATAAGTAATGACCGTACCCGGCTGGTCGATGGGAGCAAAGAGCTTCTCTCTGACGACAAAGTCCGTGCCAACATAAATCCGGGTAACGCTTTCAGGACGGTATTCGACGCGGCGAAGGATGGAGTCGCCTGCGATTTCACTGGCTGATCCATCAGGGACGAAGCTGATTTTGTAACCGTCGAAGATCTGATACGGCCACGCCCATGCTTCGAGCCCCTGGGCCGGGTAGCCGAAGATGGCAGCACGCTGCCCATGAGCGGCGATGAATCGCGTGCCTACGGATTCGGTCGAGAGCGTGAGGTCCCGTGCCGGAAGATGATCTGCATTCTGCGCACGTACAGGCATAACGGCCAGCATGCTGACTGCCACCGTGACGCCACCGATCCAACTCTGCTTCTTCATTCCCGTCTATCCCCGGCTGCTGCGCCATCTTGAATTGCCACCGTCACCGTATCATTTTCCTGCAACGGCAGATGCTGACGCTCCGCGGCCTTCAACCAGCGTGACAAAGCGGTCTACCTGCGAGCCCACGATGGCATGGTTGTATATTTCTTCCCTACCGCTGGGCCAGCGCACGTCGATGCTCTCGGCGCTGCTGGTGCTCCCCAGGCCGAAGTGCAGGCGAAGATCGCTGCTCGAGATATAGGTCGAGCCACTGCGCACCTCCTGCACAAAGCTACGGCTACCCGCATGAACCGTTACCTTGGCTCCGATGCCATCGCGATTCGAAGCTGTTCCTTCAAGAATCACTCCGATCCAGTGATTGCTATTCGCGGCTTCGTTCACCAGCAGCAGTGGGGTCCCATCGATATTGTTGATCACCGCTTCGACGCGGCCATCGTTCCAGAGATCGGCAGTTGCAAGCCCACGGCTCGAGGCAGGCATGGTTGCCCCCGGTCCGGCATCACGACTCAGATCCTTGAAAGTACCGTCACCGCGATTCGAATAGAAGAGCCGCGGCTCTCGGTATGTCGAACCAAGATGTGCGGTATCGACTTCAGGATAAACATGGCCATTCGCGATGAGCACATCCGGCCAGCCATCATTCTCCACATCCATAAACGCAACGCCCCAGCCAAGATACTGTGTGTTCAGTCCAAGTCCAGCCTCGCGAATCGTAGAGGTGAACATGCCACCGCCATCATTACGATAGAGTGAAGAAACATCGTCGGAGAAATTGGTTTTGAAGATATCCGGACGGCCATCGCCGTTGTAATCCCCAATGGCGGAGCCCATCCCGGCCTGCTCGCGGCCATCTTCGTCGTAGGCTACACCCGCATCCGAAGCGGCATCGATGAATGTGCCATCGTGACGGTTACGATAAAGGATGCTCGGCGTACTGTCGCAGGCGACATAGATATCCGGCCAGCCATCGTCGTCATAATCGAGCGTGGAGACACTGAAACAGTAGTGCGCGTTGGTCTTGGTAATGCCGGAAGCTGCGCTGACATCCTCAAACTTGCCGTCGCCCACATTGTGATACAGGATGTTCGTCGTGTGAGGCAGCCCGCGCGGACCGCACATCACCGGCGTGCCCTTCCACAGGCACATCACGCCTTCGCCCGGTTTCGGGATTGTAGCAAGATCGAAGTGGACATAGTTGGCGACCATCAGATCGAGCTTGCCGTCGCGATCATAGTCGACGAATGCACATCCGGTCCCCCACTCGGCACCAGTGCCAGCGACACCTGCCGTTTCGGCTACTTCTTTAAATGTGCCGTTGTGCTCATTGTGATAAAGACGATTCTTGCCGTAGTAAGTAACGTAAAGATCGTCCCACCCATCGTTGTCGTAGTCTCCGACGCAGGCGCCCTGCCCCCAGCCGGTAGCCGTAAGACCAGCCTGCTTCGTCACATCGGTGAACGTCCCGTCATGGTTGTTGTGATACAGATGACTGGTCGGCGGCGTATCCGGATGCGGCTCGAAGGGAAAAGCTGTGCCATTGACGAGAAAGATGTCGGGCCAGCCGTCGTGATCGTAGTCGAGGATGGCAACGCCGCCGCCGGTGGTCTCAATGATGTACTTCTTCGTTGCCGCATCGCCGTTGATGTTCTGCATCGTCAGACCGGCCGTTTGTGCGACGTCGACGAACCAGGCGGGACCAGGATGTGCCCTATTCGGCGGATAAGGCTGAGACTTCGCAGACTGCGCCTGTCCCATGGCGATCCCGCATATCCCGATAACGCATACGAACAAAAACCAGCACCGCCCAGACATGCCTCGATGCTAGCAGCGTATCCTGTTATGTGATGCGCACGCTGTTACCTGTCGCACTCTTTCTTTCCTTTCAGGCTTTCGGCCAGACCACGCCCGCGACGCCTCCTCTGCAGGCCGCGACACCCACGGCACAGCTCGCTCAAGCGGAAGATGCCATGAAGCATGGGCGCAACCAGGACGCAGTGCCGATCCTCGAAGCGCTGAGCCAGAGTACTCCGCTCCCGAAGGGCGTCTTTCACGATCTTGGCCTTGCCTACTATCGCACCGGCAAACTGGCCGAGGCACAGAAGGCTTTCTCGCGGGCAGTGCAGAACGATCCATCGGACGAAGAGTCCGTACAGATGATGGGACTGACACTCTTCCGCATGGGACAGCCGGCAAATGCAATTCCCTATCTTGAGAAGGTGCGGCAGTGGACACCCAACTCAGAGGCTGATGCAAACTACGTGCTCGGACTCTGCTACATGAACTCGCAGCGATATGATGACGCCCGCAGAGCCTTCGCCGCACAGTACGGCGTGGCTCCGGATTCGGGCGCGGCCTACCTGCTGACCGGCAACATGCTCATCAACGCGAATCTCCCGGAACTGGCCGCGGCGCAGGCGCAGAAAGCACTGGTCGCAACGCCGAACCTGCCCATGGCGCATTTTCTCCTCGGCGAGGTAGCTCTCTTCAAGAGCGATATCGACGGAGCTACAAAGGAATTTGAAGCAGAGCGTGCGCTCAATCCCGGATATGCTCCGGTCTATGACCGGTTGGGCGACACCTATGCCCACGTCGGCAAGTATCAGGAAGCCCAGGAAGCGCTGATGAAGGCCATCTCCCTCGACACGTCGCGGACAGGGCCGTTCATCCTGATGGGCAAGGTGCTGCTGCGGCGGAACGATCCGCAATCGGCGCTTCTCTACCTGCGGCACGCAGAGAAGATGGACCCGGGCAACTTCATCACACATACGCTGATAGGGCAGGCGCTACGCGCCTCGGGACAGGAAGCCGAGGCGAAGCAGGAATTCGACACGGCGGCCAAGATCCACGCCGCGGGCGAGCTTAAACTGCAGCCCTCACCGTAATTCTCTTAATGGACGTGGACGGTGACGAGGCGCGTCTGCAGCGGAACGCCACCGCCGATGGAGGTTTCGAGCACAGCCTCGAAAGGACGCAGTTCGCCGTGTGCACCGGAAGCCGCCTTTACCAGCTCATCGAGTGTCTCATGATGACACGCAAACTCCACCGCCGCCTGCGTGCCCATGGTCGTGAGTCCGCTGAAGACCAGCATCTTTTTTCCGGGCTGCACGCCGGGCAGAAGCGCAAGGATGGCGTAATCCTTGTCGAGAGGATGCTCGGGCCTGGCATATACGGCCGGCTCACCGGGTTTTGGATGGTGGTTGGCGATGCCGGCAAAGTCATCCCCGCGCATCAGCGTGAAGTCGGTCGTCGAGGTGATGTCGCGGAGGGATAGATTCTCAGCCACCGAGCCGATAAAGACCAGATTGCGCAGTTTTGCCTCATCCCAGGTGACGAGAAGGCTGCGTTTCAGGGTGAAATCCGCGTGATGGGCGTCAAATAAACGGGTGATATCGTAGACCGCAGCCGTTTCGCCAATTCCGGTATAAGTATCGACCAGGTTGGCGTCGGAACCTGCCTGTGTACCCGGTGGCGCATAGCGCAGGCCGGAGCGCGAGTCACCGGTAAAAAGCGCGTTGCTGTATATCACCAGCGAGTCTTCCGCAAAGAACGGCCCCCACAGGCGCTCCAGGCTGGAGCGCTTGACGGGTGTGTGTGACCAGCCCCACCATCCAGCGCCACCGAGAACGAGCAAGGCGGCCAAGGCCAGCACAAGCGGCAGCCATTTTGGAAGACGTGCAGGCCTCTGCCGCTCCGGGTCGGAAGCAGCCTCGGTCACAGCCGGGGGAAGCGCAGCCGCAGGTTCCACGACAGCAACTTCCACCGGATGCGGAGCCTTCCCGGCTTCATTCCGGAGGTGGAAGGCAGGAAGATAATGTCCTTTGGGGATCTCGAGGATCAGCTCTTCCCCGGCGCCTTCATCGGAAAAGTAGTCCGTCAGCTTCATGCGCAGCAGGCGGGCCTGCGTGCGGACGATGCTGTCCTCGCTCGAGTTATATCCGGCTGCGCGGCCAAATACACGCATGCCGATCTGTTGCTCGGTCGCCTCTTCCGGGGCGTCACGCAGGGCGCAATCCGCTACGTAAAATAGGAAGTCGCGCAGCCGGATCGAAGACCGGAAGCGTTGACTGACGGCAATCCGCTCCACCAACGCCCGACGTGCATCGACCCCTTCGCTGTCGGAAATATCCAGCTGGGGACCCTCGGGAATAGGAGCTGTAGCATCGCCTGCCATTGCAACAATCGAGTCTTTCACACGGCATTTCACGGGTCAAATCACCGTGAACCACGTTGTCAGATATTGATTTTAAAGCGCAGGCTTTCTAGCGGTTTCAATTTACTGGTCGATGGCTTTCATGTAGTTACAGGCGCTGCCGACCGGGTTTGCATCCTAATACCTATATTTGCCTCGCCCACGGACAGGCCTGCA harbors:
- a CDS encoding CRTAC1 family protein; translation: MGQAQSAKSQPYPPNRAHPGPAWFVDVAQTAGLTMQNINGDAATKKYIIETTGGGVAILDYDHDGWPDIFLVNGTAFPFEPHPDTPPTSHLYHNNHDGTFTDVTKQAGLTATGWGQGACVGDYDNDGWDDLYVTYYGKNRLYHNEHNGTFKEVAETAGVAGTGAEWGTGCAFVDYDRDGKLDLMVANYVHFDLATIPKPGEGVMCLWKGTPVMCGPRGLPHTTNILYHNVGDGKFEDVSAASGITKTNAHYCFSVSTLDYDDDGWPDIYVACDSTPSILYRNRHDGTFIDAASDAGVAYDEDGREQAGMGSAIGDYNGDGRPDIFKTNFSDDVSSLYRNDGGGMFTSTIREAGLGLNTQYLGWGVAFMDVENDGWPDVLIANGHVYPEVDTAHLGSTYREPRLFYSNRGDGTFKDLSRDAGPGATMPASSRGLATADLWNDGRVEAVINNIDGTPLLLVNEAANSNHWIGVILEGTASNRDGIGAKVTVHAGSRSFVQEVRSGSTYISSSDLRLHFGLGSTSSAESIDVRWPSGREEIYNHAIVGSQVDRFVTLVEGRGASASAVAGK
- a CDS encoding universal stress protein; translated protein: MQTSLKFSTIVLATDLGMTASSALRYAQALARQHGATLIIVHVIDPVGYAFPEGTTQFARLEEQARHEVERMEAELRLQNIPVHSVLARGTICERILQAVQDHHADLLVLGTRARTEAGRAALGMIARHLLAEAPCPILTVSPDAEALLPWAGHWRRVLAATDFSAASLTALETAHRIANSHLVALHVSPSTGNEQSLKLEQLRFIAPFNESHTVPVEHVVTPGDPAETIASYARRLHADLVVLGAPDNELSEEDYPSSTILNVIAHVPCPVLCVRAGVQTDATAAFAAEAAVPC
- a CDS encoding tetratricopeptide repeat protein, giving the protein MRTLLPVALFLSFQAFGQTTPATPPLQAATPTAQLAQAEDAMKHGRNQDAVPILEALSQSTPLPKGVFHDLGLAYYRTGKLAEAQKAFSRAVQNDPSDEESVQMMGLTLFRMGQPANAIPYLEKVRQWTPNSEADANYVLGLCYMNSQRYDDARRAFAAQYGVAPDSGAAYLLTGNMLINANLPELAAAQAQKALVATPNLPMAHFLLGEVALFKSDIDGATKEFEAERALNPGYAPVYDRLGDTYAHVGKYQEAQEALMKAISLDTSRTGPFILMGKVLLRRNDPQSALLYLRHAEKMDPGNFITHTLIGQALRASGQEAEAKQEFDTAAKIHAAGELKLQPSP
- the pyrH gene encoding UMP kinase, giving the protein MYKRVVLKLSGEALAAGKGFGVDVVRVHEIAAEIAEVHAQGVEVAIVVGGGNFFRGVAEQAKAMDRVSADNMGMLATVINALAIQDALEKQGLHCRVMSAIEMNQVAEPYIRRRAIRHLEKGRVVIFAAGTGNPYFSTDTAASLRAMEIKADVLLKATKVEGIYNADPVITKDAVKFEQITYMEILRLGLKVMDTTAVSLCKDNNLPMIIFNMNHSGNIRRVIAGEKVGSLVTA
- a CDS encoding universal stress protein gives rise to the protein MSYLFANSDTQRQLLIAPSQIVVATDLTDSEILLPHIVSQALAHHAHVTLVHAILPANLLTLDGTLSYPEQERLDRSITGMVIDFGARIRALGVSCDVVAEHGFSADVIRKQIETRQATRLIVATHGRGKLGRLALGSVAAELLRSITVPIFAVGRHAASQVMRHATPRKILHPVSLTGNSLAHAEFVHAVAADCGAQLTLLHVLEADQPGRTDQAVLRAQHALRELLPSSGLQTKVDIQVCLGERTEKILEYADRISADWIIAGLGAKPPYWPLQESTAYRLMASALCPVFTCGRKAIGEKPPLAALEESRVSAQAGKLYS
- a CDS encoding Crp/Fnr family transcriptional regulator produces the protein MGVFVSLPGRAVLFEEGEALRDVFIVCDGQLKLSATSREGRTMILRLAAAGDVLGLSAALNNLPHEVTAETLEPTRLKAIRRHEFLAFLESYRQVGNNTARVMAREYQEVFLDARRLALSGSAASRLGTLLLEWGRAAACGKPELRFTMALTHEELASMAGTSRETVTRLLNRFEKSHLILRKGATLTILDPDGLVASSD